Proteins from one Triticum aestivum cultivar Chinese Spring chromosome 7A, IWGSC CS RefSeq v2.1, whole genome shotgun sequence genomic window:
- the LOC123149835 gene encoding chloroplastic group IIA intron splicing facilitator CRS1, chloroplastic codes for MAPPPLPLFSPSPKQPPPPPWLHGPKAPATVTPPHPSEAPSSSKPQRQRETSSTPNPLSAGVPGGRTRRAVLGIIRRVRSLELSDPPSPRPRPSTRGAVPLFHLPVEEDRGGEAGGDEKGRPVPWSAAREEGLKAALRRQKKAREPTPAEQLLDPAELERLRRAARGVADGWVRAKKAGVTDEVVEDVRRVWSGGQELAAVRVVEPLRRCMDRAREILEIKSGGLVVWTKGDIHFVYRGSNYQENTKHRHKSIADIQRVSPEKCTVPEPQWKHESNTEPSTNYSGDVHGIFREIDPSIAVHAYEEPVKGTLYEREVNRLLDSLGPRFVDWWWNTPLPVDADLLPEVVPGFKTPFRQCPPGVRPTLADDELTYLRNLARPLPTHFALGRNTRLQGLAAAVLKLWEKSLIAKIAVKVGIQNTNNEQMAWNLKHLTGGTIILRNKDFIILYRGKDFLPRGVKQCVIKQEARVDAQQVKEEEARLTVIDSLQMFTGLPSEGTSAGTFREYLDFQLNHVQETTENNLGMVELEAEKHRLEKELKDLQRRLSILMKKIERSNEALAKLHSSWNPSEQSADKELLTEEERMVFRKIGLKMDEHVLLGRRGIFDGVIEEIHQHWKHKEIVKVITKQNQAYQITYTSMLLEVETGGMLIATQKLTNSHAIILYRGKNYHRPTKSSPSNLLTKREALRRSVEVQRRGSMKYYVWERQKSIEDLQWRLANVIRKIRELTV; via the exons ATGGCGCCACCTCCACTCCCCCTCTTCTCCCCGTCCCcgaagcagccgccgccgccgccgtggctcCACGGCCCCAAAGCCCCCGCCACCGTGACCCCTCCGCACCCTTCAGAGGCCCCTTCGAGTTCGAAGCCGCAGCGGCAAAGAGAAACCAGCTCCACCCCCAACCCCCTCAGCGCCGGCGTCCCCGGCGGCCGCACCCGCCGCGCCGTGCTCGGGATCATCCGCCGGGTCCGCTCCCTGGAGCTCTCCGACCCGCCAAGCCCGAGGCCCAGACCCAGCACCCGCGGCGCCGTCCCCTTGTTCCACCTCCCGGTCGAGGAAGACCGGGGAGGGGAGGCGGGGGGAGATGAGAAGGGGAGGCCGGTCCCGTGGTCCGCGGCGAGGGAAGAGGGCCTCAAGGCCGCGCTGCGGCGGCAGAAGAAGGCGCGGGAGCCCACGCCCGCGGAGCAGCTGCTGGACCCCGCCGAGCTGGAGCGgctgcggcgggcggcgcgcggggTGGCGGACGGGTGGGTGCGGGCCAAGAAGGCCGGGGTGACGGACGAGGTGGTGGAGGACGTGCGCAGGGTCTGGTCCGGCGGCCAGGAGCTCGCCGCCGTCCGGGTCGTCGAGCCGCTCCGGCGGTGCATGGACAGAGCCAGGGAGATCCTTGAG ATAAAATCAGGAGGTTTAGTTGTTTGGACAAAAGGAGACATTCATTTTGTCTACAGAGGAAGTAATTATCAAGAAAACACAAAACATCGTCACAAGTCCATAGCTGATATTCAGAGAGTTTCCCCTGAAAAATGTACTGTGCCTGAACCCCAATGGAAACACGAAAGCAACACCGAGCCTTCAACAAATTATAGTGGTGATGTTCATGGTATTTTCCGAGAGATTGATCCAAGCATTGCTGTTCATGCATATGAAGAACCTGTCAAAGGAACACTCTATGAGAGAGAAGTCAACAGACTGTTGGACAGCTTGGGCCCTCGGTTTGTAGATTGGTGGTGGAATACGCCATTGCCTGTGGATGCTGATCTCCTTCCAGAAGTTGTTCCAGGCTTCAAAACTCCATTTAGACAATGCCCTCCTGGTGTGAGACCGACGCTAGCAGATGATGAGCTGACATACCTGCGCAATCTTGCACGTCCTTTACCCACACATTTTGCCCTAG GTAGAAATACAAGACTGCAAGGTTTGGCAGCTGCTGTGCTAAAGCTTTGGGAAAAGAGCCTTATAGCGAAGATTGCAGTGAAAGTGGGTATCCAGAATACCAATAATGAGCAAATGGCATGGAATCTTAAG CATCTTACTGGAGGAACTATCATATTGAGAAACAAGGATTTCATTATTCTATATAGAGGCAAGGATTTTCTTCCTCGTGGAGTTAAACAATGTGTTATTAAGCAAGAGGCTCGGGTAGATGCCCAGCAGGTGAAGGAAGAAGAAGCCCGATTAACTGTGATAGACTCACTTCAGATGTTCACTGGTTTACCATCTGAGGGAACTTCTGCGGGAACTTTCAGAGAATATCTGGATTTCCAGCTTAACCATGTGCAGGAAACAACTGAAAACAACTTGGGCATGGTAGAACTAGAGGCCGAGAAGCATAGACTCGAGAAGGAGCTGAAAGACCTGCAACGGAGACTTTCCATT CTTATGAAGAAGATCGAAAGATCCAACGAAGCGCTTGCGAAACTTCATAGTTCTTGGAACCCTTCAGAGCAATCTGCAGATAAAGAACTCTTGACAGAGGAGGAAAGAATGGTATTCCGAAAGATTGGCCTAAAAATGGATGAGCATGTGCTCCTTG GAAGACGTGGTATCTTTGACGGTGTAATTGAAGAGATTCATCAACACTGGAAACATAAAGAGATTGTGAAAGTAATTACCAAGCAGAATCAAGCTTACCAAATAACATACACATCAATGCTGCTTGAGGTTGAGACAGGAGGAATGCTAATAGCAACACAAAAGCTCACAAATAGCCATGCCATAATACTTTACCGTGGAAAGAATTATCATCGCCCAACAAAATCATCACCCAGtaatctcctgacaaagagagaggcATTACGAAGATCAGTTGAGGTTCAACGACGAGGG TCAATGAAATACTACGTTTGGGAGAGACAAAAGTCTATTGAGGATTTGCAATGGAGACTG GCAAATGTGATAAGGAAAATCAGGGAACTAACCGTATGA